From a single Miscanthus floridulus cultivar M001 chromosome 8, ASM1932011v1, whole genome shotgun sequence genomic region:
- the LOC136468544 gene encoding uncharacterized protein: MDGRSDTNILYWDTFEKMKIGIDKLRPVRGPICGIVIGWYMLPLGIVNIKVTYGDMVNYRHEILSFKVVHFEDSYHTVMGRPCFVKFMAVPNYTYLNMKTPSPHGVITVENGVCNLDPDERELNYEIMPG, encoded by the coding sequence ATGGATGGACGGAGCGACACCAACATCCTCTATTGGGACACCTTCGAGAAGATGAAGATCGGCATCGACAAGCTACGCCCCGTGAGGGGTCCAATTTGCGGAATAGTCATAGGATGGTACATGCTGCCTCTGGGCATCGTCAATATAAAAGTCACATACGGCGACATGGTAAACTACCGCCATGAGATACTCTCCTTCAAGGTTGTCCACTTCGAGGATTCCTACCACACCGTGATGGGAAGACCATGTTTTGTCAAATTCATGGCTGTCCCGAATTATACCTACTTGAATATGAAGACGCCAAGCCCTCATGGTGTCATCACGGTCGAGAATGGCGTCTGTAATCTTGATCCTGACGAACGTgaactcaactatgagatcatGCCAGGCTAG